Within Romboutsia sp. CE17, the genomic segment ATTGTGGATATGGAACTCAAAGCGATGAAGTTGTTACTCAATATTTTGTAGATTGCATAAATTTAAATATACAAGTTCATACTCATGTAAATGGAGATGAAGCATGTGCTCAATTCTTAAGATGTTATAAAAAAGCTTTAGAAATAACAGGAAGCAAAGCTGATTTAAGACCAGTAATGGTTCACTGTCAAGCATTAAGAAAAGATCAATTAAAAGATGTAAAAGAAATAGGTGCTATACCTACATTCTTTAATGATCATGTAAGATTCTGGGGTGATTTACATCATGATGAAGTATTTGGTCCTGAAAGAGCACAAAATATATCTCCAATTGGCTGGGCATTAGAAGAAGGTATAAAATTTACTTTACATCAAGACCCACCAGTTAAATTCCCTAATCAAATATTAGGTATACATAATGCAGTAAATAGAAAAACAGAATCAGGTAGGGTTTTAGGAGAACATCAAAGAATACCTGTAATAGAAGCAATAAAGGCAGTTACTATAAATGGTGCTTATCAATACTTTGAAGAAGATATAAAAGGATCTCTAGAAGTTGGTAAATTAGCAGATTTAGTTATAGTTGATAAAAACCCTTTAACTATACCTGTTGAAGAGTTAGAAACTATTCAAGTTTTAGAAACTATAAAAGAAGGTAAAACAATATTTAAGAAGTAAACTAAAAATTATTAAAATATCAAATTAGATTAATATATAATTATATATTGAAAATGGCTATTTCTAATTTAGAAATAGCCATTTAGTTATTTATAATATTTATTTAGTTATTTAAATTTATTTGTTTAGAATCTATGAATTCAACAATGTATATTTTAAGAACTCCCATAATTGGAACTGATAAAATCATACCTGGAATTCCGAAGAATCCACCACCTATAGTAACTGCTAGTATTGTTAAAAATGGACTAAGTCCAAGTTGACCACCAACAATCTTAGGTTCAATAATAGCCACCTCTAATTGCTGAACTAATATTAGATATATTAGAGAGAATAAAGCTATTTTAGGACTGTAGAATAGATTTATTATAACTACAGGTGCCATACCTATTACAGGTCCAAAGTACGGTATTAAATTCATAAAACCAACTAAAGTACCGAATAATAATGCATATTTAGATCCTACAAAATAAAGACCTATAGCAGATAAAATACCAACTATAGCAGAGTCTAGTATCTTACCAGAGAAATATTTACCTATATTAGAGTTTAAAGTACTGCACACATCTAAAGTAAATTTACCAAATTTTTCACCTAGCAAAATATAAACTAACTTTTTAGAAAATGTTATAAAGCTTTCTTTTTCTAACAAAATATAGAAGCATATTATGAAGGCAAGTCCAAGTTGAACTATAAATTTACCTATTGAAAATGTAGTGTTAAATATATTTCCAATATATCCTATAAATATATTACTAAATTCAGGCATAGCGGCCATTGTTTTGTTAGCAACATCTTTTAAAGTATTAGGGTCTACATGTTTTAAGCTCTCTACAAAACTAATTAAAAACTCTTGAGTTTGAGTTGCATATACTGGTAATTGATTTACTATATCAGCTAAGCTACTAACAATAGAGGGCACTGTAAAAAGGATAGATGCTCCTAAAAGTAATACAAAAAATCCATATGTAATAAATAATGAAAAAATTCTTTTAATCTTTAGTTTTTTTTCTAATAAGTTAACAATTGGATTTAGTATATATGCCAATATAAATGCTATTACAAATGGTGTAAGCAATGATAAAAGTAAAGTAATTACATCAAAAAAGTAATTGTAGTTATCAATGAGCTTTATAAGAATATAAGAAACAACTACTGTCAATACAATATTAAAATAAATCTTTTTATCTTTCAAAATAACACATCCTTTTTAGTTTTAGTCATATATACTTACTTCATATCAATATAATTAATAGTAGTATTATACAATAAATTTATTATAGATACACATATATTTAATAAATTTTAACAAATTTTAGAAAACCTCAATAATATGTATAAGTATATATAAAGTTAAAATAGAATATTTGGAGGTGAATATCATCGAGTATGAAGTAGTAGTTAAGTATAATGGTGATATATTAGCATTAGAGGATGAATTAGGAGTGAGTGTAGAAATTTTAAGTCCTGTATATGCAATAATAACTACTGATGACGAAAATAAGATTAGAAACTTACTTTCATATTCTCAAATTGAGTATGTAGAAAAGCCGTTTATATTAGAAACACAAGATACTCAAAGTTTTTCAAGTACAGGAATAACATCTTTTAAAAATAGAAGTGGATTAACAGGTAAAGGAACCTTGTTAGGCCTAATAGATTCGGGAATAGACTATACATTACCTGTTTTTAAAGATAGTAATGGAAGGTCTAAGATACTTTACTATTGGATACAAGACATACCAGGCAATCCACCAGATGGATTTAAAGAGGGAACATTATATACTAATGAAGATATAAATAATGCAATGGAAAATAAAAGTATACCGATATCACTAACTAACTTTCATGGAACACACGTTGCTAGTATTGCAGCTCAAATTGCAAATGAAGCCAATTTAATAGTTGTTAAAGTAGGAAGTAGAACTGTAGACAATTATTCAAGAAGTACAGAATTTATGAGAGCTATAAAATTTATACTAGACAAAGCTTTAGAGTTAAAAATGCCTGTATCTATAAATATTAGTTATGGTAGTAATGAGGGTTCTCATAGAGGTTTATCTTTATTTGAACAGTATATAGACGATATGTGTTTGTTTTGGAAAAATAATATATCAGTAGCTGCTGGAAATAACAGAGATAAAGGCGGACATAAAAATATAAAGCTCGAAAATAGAACAGAAGAGGTTGAGTTTACTATAGGGGAAAATGAAAGAATAATAAATATAAACATATGGCCGAACTTTGCAGATGATTTTAATGTTTACTTGGTGAACCCATCAAACCAAAAAACTCAAGCTATTTCTTTGACTTCAGGAGAAATAAGGAACTCTATAGGTAGTACAAGGATAAAGGGATACTTTTTTCCTATAGCTCCATACTCTATACAAAGAAGAATTACATTTCAATTAACAACCGACACTTATATCACTCCAGGAATCTGGAAGATAGTTTTTATTCCGATACAAATAGTTGAAGGTAATATAGATATATATTTACCTACATCTGAAGGTCTAAGTAGGGACACTAGATTCTTAGAACCAACTACTGAGCTTACCGTTACTGTACCTGGTACTTCTAGAAGAGTTATTACCGTAGGAAGTTATAATTCAAGAACAGATATTGCATCTGTTTTTTCAGGAGAAGGGGATTATAGACGATGTGCATTAAAGCCAGATATATTAGCACCAGGAGAAGATATATTATCTTATCTTCCAGGGGGAAATGAAGGTGCACTAACGGGAACTAGTATGGCGACTCCGCATGTAAGTGGTGTATGCTCACTACTTATGCAGTGGGGGGTTGTAGATGGTAATGATCCATATATGTATTCAGCGAAAATAAAAGCTTATCTTCTCAAATCTGCAAAAAGATCAGAATACATAAGTTATCCAGATAACTTACGAGGATACGGTTTACTAGATCTAGCTACATTAGAACTGGATCAAATGGCAAATATGAATAATGAATTAGAATTTATTAGGAAAAAAAGAAAAAAGAAAAAATATAATGACAGTTTTGATAGAAGTATAAATTATTCTAGAGCTCCACTAAACCTAAATGGAATGAATGTAGAATTTACAAATGGATTTGAAGAAGAACTAAAAAAAGTAGCTCCAGAAGACGAGTTTTATAAATTAAGTGAAAATTTTGGTGTAGTATACTTTAATAATATTACAGCAGAAAAAATTAGAGCAATAGGATCAATTTCTCAAATAGTTAGAGTAGAACCTTTAATTAGGCTTGATTTATTCGGAAAAATATCTCAAGGAACTACAAATGGAGTTAATGCAAATGAAGAAATTGGAGTTAATTTTTTTAAAAACAATCCTAACTTAACGCTAAGCGGTAAAGGAGTTCTTATAGCTATAATAGCATCAGGTATAGATTACTTGCATCCAGATTTTATATATCCAGATGGAACGTCTAAAATAGTTTATTTATGGGATCAAACAAAAGACGGAAGCCCTCCAAATGGATATAATATAGGAACAGAATATACTAGAGATCAAATAAATGAAGCAATATCAAACAACGACTCTACTTTATCAAGTGATGATGAAGGGTATGGAACAATTTTATCTGGAATATGTGCAGGGCTTGGTAATGTAAATAAAGATTATGCGGGTGTTGCAGAAGATGCTGAACTTATAGTTGTAAAATTAGGAAAAATAAATGGTTATTATAATAATGCTATGAGTTATATTGCAGGTCAATATGCATATGAAAAAGCTTTTAATTTAAATAGACCATTAATAATAAACGAGTATACTGGTTCAAATAGCTTGGTTGGTATTACGACAAGAAATCTAACTAATCTAGCTTTTTATATTAGAGGACTTTGTATAATATCGGCAGCAGGAGATGAAGGAAATACTCAAACTCATACTAGTGGAAAACTATTAAATAAAGGTTATATAAAGGAGTTAGAACTTGAAATAACTGATGAAGAAGAATATATTGATATAGAAATATGGATGAATAGACCGGATACAGCTAGAGTTTCTATTATAAGTCCTACTGGAGAAATAAGCAAAGAGTTAGAAGTTAGTGATTTTAATATTATTACCGGTAAATTTGACTTAGAAGATACTTTATATTCAATAACATATGTATATCCAACCACTTTCTCTGGACAGCAGCAAACTATAGTAAATTTAATAAATGTCAAAAGAGGCATATGGAAAATTAGGTTAACTGGGGATTATATAACTAATGGAATATACAATGCATATTTGCCGAATAGAGAATTTTTAAACCCAGATACTAAGTTTAGAAATTCAAATCCATCAAGTACTATAAACTATCCTGCAACATACAATGATACTATAACAGTAGGAGCTTATGATAGTATAAATAGAAGTTTATGGCCAGGTTCTTCTAGAGGACCGACAATACAGGAATCATTAAAGCCTGACTTTATAGCTCCAGGTGTAAATATTATAGGTCCATATCCTGGAGGTGGTTATGGAATGATAACAGGTACGTCTCCTAGTGTAAGCTATACAGCTGGATGTGCAGCAATATTCATAGAATACTTACTTGTAGATAACAACTATCCTAATAAAGTATTTGTCCAAAAGCTAAGAACATTATTCAGAGTAGGAGCAGTAAGAGAAGAAGATCAAGAGTATCCAAATAATAACTCTGGGTATGGGGTACTAAATATAAAAAATACATTTGATATATTTAGATAAGGAGAGTATTTATGGAAAAATCTTATTCTATAATTTATCAAGGAGATATTATTAAAGCATTAGAGGAAAATGGAATAAATAGGTATATGATTCTAAATGGTCAATTGGCAGTAATTTATGTAGATGAAAATTTTGATGAAAATACACTAGAAAGTATAAGTGAAATAACTTGGGTTCAAGAGGCCCAACCTATGAGTTCACTAATACAAATTCAAGATGGAGTAGAAAATGGAGAAACAGTAACCGATGCATCAGGTACTGACTATATTGAAAATAGTCCATATCTATCTATTGGAGGAGAAGGTTCAATTATAGCGATAATAGATTCTGGAATTGATTATATGCATCCTGATTTTATTAATGAGGATAATACTAGTAAAATAATTTCAATTTGGGATCAAGATGGAAATACAAATCCACCACCAGAAGGTATGATATTTGGAAGTGAATATACTCGCCAAGATATAAATAATGCAATATCAAATAATGACTCTAGTTTAACTAAAGATGATATAGGAACAGGGACTATTGCAGCTGGAATAGCATCAGGTGGAGGTGCTTTAAATCCATTATATAAAGGCGTGGCACCCAAGAGTGAATTAGTTGTAGTAAAATTAAAATCATATGAAGGAACATATGAGAATGGAAAGATAAATTATTTAAATACTGACTTTTTAGCAGCTATTAAATATGTATTAGATATATCAAAAAGAGAGAATAAAAACACTATTATAAATTTAACAATAGCAGAGAGGTCTAGATCAATTATACTTACAAATTTATTAGATACTTTTCCATATTTAAATTCTTCAGGAGTTATATTAGTAAGTGGAGCAGGTAATGAAGGAAATACAAATATACATTATGAAGGAACATTTAGTGATGATTCATCTGAGCCTATAGATATAACACTTGAAGTGGGAGAACAAAATTCTCTTGATATTACAATATGCCCCAATGGTCCAGGAAGACTGGGGGTGGAGATTATATCCCCTACTGGAGAAGTAAGTTACAACGTTCAGTATTCTCCAGATGAGGAAGTGTATAAAGGAAAGTTTAATTTGGAAAATTCACCATATTTAATTAAGCTTACTTACCCATGGATACTTTCAGGAAATGAAGAAATATATATAAAAATATTTAATATAAGACCAGGAATTGGTACCATAAGAGTATTTCCAGAATTTTTTGCAAAAGGTGAATTTGATTTATATTTACCGAATGGAAACTTAATACCAAATAATACTAGATTTTTAGATCCTAATTCTTACTCAACGATAACTTTATATGGAGCTACAGAGAATGTTATTACTGTTGGTGCATTTAATGATAAAACTAACGGTATGTGGATAGGGTCTTCTAAAGGTCCTATGAAATCTAATATTGTCATAAAACCAGATATTGTTGCTCCGGGTGTAGATATTATTTCTCCGTTTATAAATAGTACTTATATTAAGTCAACAGGAACAGGGGTTAGTTCTTCTTTAACCAGTGGTGTTTTAGCTTTAATTATGGAATATATTAGTACCCTAGGAACTTATCAAAGAAAATTATTATTTACAAAAGTATTAAAAACATACTTAATGCTTGGAGCAACTAAAAATCCAATTTACACTTATCCAAACAGCTCTCAAGGATATGGTGTTTTAAATTTAAGAGACACCATAGTTGCTATAGCAAATAATATTTAATATATTAAAAATTAGTAAAATTTTAACTATATATATATTTTGATATCATGAATTGTAGTGAAAAAAATGCAGACAATAAATAAAAAGACAACAAGAGGTGATAATTTTGCTACAAAATCGTACTACTGCATTAAATGGGGAGAATAATAGAAGACTAAACTTAAAATTAGCTGTTGATCAAGGATTAAATGCTCCTATATCAGAGGCAGATCAAATAATGCCACACAGTAATGTAACTATTCCATCTGAAGAAAATGTTATTCACGCAAAAGATTGGGTAGATAATGGAAGTCAAACTTGATTTAAATAAAAATAAATGGTTATCTAGTTTAAGATAGCCATTTATTTTTATTGTATTTACTCTGATGGTACTAAAATATAATCACCAGATTGAATATTATAGTTATCAGATATAATATTTTCATTTTCCTTATATACAACTTTCCTAAAGTCATCTAATTCACTACTTGAAATATTATAATTATATTTCTTTATTATATCGTCTATAGTTTCACCAGAAGAAACAAGATGTTTTGTAAGAGTACGATTATTCATAACTTTTTTATAGGTTTTTTCATATGGAATACTAGCTAACTCTTTGACTAAAGGTATATTTTCTTTAGCATAATTAAAAGACCTATCTAAACATGTTATATAATTATAAAATCCATCTCTCATAACTTGAGAAAAAGATTTACTATCTTCTACACTTGGAGATATAAAAAAAAGTACTAATAAAAAAGTTAATAAATATTTCAAAATAATCACCTCTAATAAGGAATTATTGACTAAATTTAATAAATTTAAAACTAAAAAATACTAAAAGTAAAATATAATTTTTTATATAAACTAATAACAAAAAAACTTATAGCTATATGCTAT encodes:
- a CDS encoding AI-2E family transporter yields the protein MKDKKIYFNIVLTVVVSYILIKLIDNYNYFFDVITLLLSLLTPFVIAFILAYILNPIVNLLEKKLKIKRIFSLFITYGFFVLLLGASILFTVPSIVSSLADIVNQLPVYATQTQEFLISFVESLKHVDPNTLKDVANKTMAAMPEFSNIFIGYIGNIFNTTFSIGKFIVQLGLAFIICFYILLEKESFITFSKKLVYILLGEKFGKFTLDVCSTLNSNIGKYFSGKILDSAIVGILSAIGLYFVGSKYALLFGTLVGFMNLIPYFGPVIGMAPVVIINLFYSPKIALFSLIYLILVQQLEVAIIEPKIVGGQLGLSPFLTILAVTIGGGFFGIPGMILSVPIMGVLKIYIVEFIDSKQINLNN
- the cspBA gene encoding bifunctional germination protease/germinant receptor pseudoprotease CspBA; protein product: MNIIEYEVVVKYNGDILALEDELGVSVEILSPVYAIITTDDENKIRNLLSYSQIEYVEKPFILETQDTQSFSSTGITSFKNRSGLTGKGTLLGLIDSGIDYTLPVFKDSNGRSKILYYWIQDIPGNPPDGFKEGTLYTNEDINNAMENKSIPISLTNFHGTHVASIAAQIANEANLIVVKVGSRTVDNYSRSTEFMRAIKFILDKALELKMPVSINISYGSNEGSHRGLSLFEQYIDDMCLFWKNNISVAAGNNRDKGGHKNIKLENRTEEVEFTIGENERIININIWPNFADDFNVYLVNPSNQKTQAISLTSGEIRNSIGSTRIKGYFFPIAPYSIQRRITFQLTTDTYITPGIWKIVFIPIQIVEGNIDIYLPTSEGLSRDTRFLEPTTELTVTVPGTSRRVITVGSYNSRTDIASVFSGEGDYRRCALKPDILAPGEDILSYLPGGNEGALTGTSMATPHVSGVCSLLMQWGVVDGNDPYMYSAKIKAYLLKSAKRSEYISYPDNLRGYGLLDLATLELDQMANMNNELEFIRKKRKKKKYNDSFDRSINYSRAPLNLNGMNVEFTNGFEEELKKVAPEDEFYKLSENFGVVYFNNITAEKIRAIGSISQIVRVEPLIRLDLFGKISQGTTNGVNANEEIGVNFFKNNPNLTLSGKGVLIAIIASGIDYLHPDFIYPDGTSKIVYLWDQTKDGSPPNGYNIGTEYTRDQINEAISNNDSTLSSDDEGYGTILSGICAGLGNVNKDYAGVAEDAELIVVKLGKINGYYNNAMSYIAGQYAYEKAFNLNRPLIINEYTGSNSLVGITTRNLTNLAFYIRGLCIISAAGDEGNTQTHTSGKLLNKGYIKELELEITDEEEYIDIEIWMNRPDTARVSIISPTGEISKELEVSDFNIITGKFDLEDTLYSITYVYPTTFSGQQQTIVNLINVKRGIWKIRLTGDYITNGIYNAYLPNREFLNPDTKFRNSNPSSTINYPATYNDTITVGAYDSINRSLWPGSSRGPTIQESLKPDFIAPGVNIIGPYPGGGYGMITGTSPSVSYTAGCAAIFIEYLLVDNNYPNKVFVQKLRTLFRVGAVREEDQEYPNNNSGYGVLNIKNTFDIFR
- the cspC gene encoding bile acid germinant receptor pseudoprotease CspC, translated to MEKSYSIIYQGDIIKALEENGINRYMILNGQLAVIYVDENFDENTLESISEITWVQEAQPMSSLIQIQDGVENGETVTDASGTDYIENSPYLSIGGEGSIIAIIDSGIDYMHPDFINEDNTSKIISIWDQDGNTNPPPEGMIFGSEYTRQDINNAISNNDSSLTKDDIGTGTIAAGIASGGGALNPLYKGVAPKSELVVVKLKSYEGTYENGKINYLNTDFLAAIKYVLDISKRENKNTIINLTIAERSRSIILTNLLDTFPYLNSSGVILVSGAGNEGNTNIHYEGTFSDDSSEPIDITLEVGEQNSLDITICPNGPGRLGVEIISPTGEVSYNVQYSPDEEVYKGKFNLENSPYLIKLTYPWILSGNEEIYIKIFNIRPGIGTIRVFPEFFAKGEFDLYLPNGNLIPNNTRFLDPNSYSTITLYGATENVITVGAFNDKTNGMWIGSSKGPMKSNIVIKPDIVAPGVDIISPFINSTYIKSTGTGVSSSLTSGVLALIMEYISTLGTYQRKLLFTKVLKTYLMLGATKNPIYTYPNSSQGYGVLNLRDTIVAIANNI
- a CDS encoding CDIF630_02480 family spore surface protein, which gives rise to MLQNRTTALNGENNRRLNLKLAVDQGLNAPISEADQIMPHSNVTIPSEENVIHAKDWVDNGSQT